In Bacillus cytotoxicus NVH 391-98, the following are encoded in one genomic region:
- the cwlD gene encoding N-acetylmuramoyl-L-alanine amidase CwlD: MKRIRIISLVLAAIILFFLIKQELQITKSWRAWNLPLSGKVIVLDAGHGGPDGGAVGGKDIVEKNITLEITKMLQDYLQEQGALVILTREGDYDLADKDTKSYSRRKAEDLKKRVAMINKPDVDFFVSIHLNALPSNSSKGAQTFYHRSLLENERAAKFIQAELRTSLENTNRSAKTISHVYLLKYAKTPGTLVEAGFLSNVNERYMLNSEKYQQKVAAAIYRGILRYFTEKGNPPE; encoded by the coding sequence ATGAAGAGAATTCGAATAATCTCTTTAGTGCTAGCTGCGATTATATTGTTTTTCTTGATAAAACAGGAATTGCAAATTACAAAGTCGTGGCGGGCCTGGAATTTACCCCTATCAGGAAAGGTAATTGTGCTTGATGCTGGACATGGTGGGCCAGATGGGGGAGCGGTTGGTGGGAAAGATATTGTAGAAAAAAATATTACACTTGAAATTACAAAAATGCTGCAAGACTACTTACAGGAACAAGGGGCTTTGGTGATTTTAACGAGAGAAGGAGACTATGATTTAGCCGATAAAGATACAAAATCGTATAGTAGGCGTAAGGCAGAAGATTTAAAAAAACGTGTAGCAATGATTAATAAGCCAGATGTGGATTTTTTTGTGAGTATTCATTTGAACGCTTTGCCTAGTAATAGCTCAAAGGGAGCGCAAACATTTTATCACCGCTCTTTGCTTGAAAATGAACGAGCGGCAAAGTTTATACAAGCTGAACTGCGAACGAGCTTAGAGAATACGAACCGTTCCGCTAAAACAATTTCGCATGTCTATTTACTTAAGTATGCTAAGACTCCAGGTACATTGGTTGAGGCTGGTTTCTTATCAAATGTAAATGAAAGGTATATGTTAAATTCGGAAAAATATCAGCAAAAAGTAGCAGCTGCTATTTATCGCGGGATTTTGCGCTATTTCACAGAAAAAGGAAACCCTCCTGAATGA